The genomic region GTGGAAGCTGAGTGCCGTCAACATGCCCTGACGAACAGCAATGGCCTCTCCCTGCAATTCCGCAAGCACTTCGACCTCTTCGGATACACGAAGCACTCTCGGCGCACGAATGAAGATCGCGCGGAAGGTTTCGCCCCTCCAGTCGATGTCCTCCTGAAAAGAGAAAATCTGCCGACCCCAGGCATTGCGGTGAACGGCAATGTCCATCAGTCCGAAACTCTCATAGGGAAGCCGGTCCACCTCGCGGGCAAGCAGGATCATGCCGGCGCAGGTAGCCAGAACGGGATGGGTAGCCATAAAGAAGGCCAGAGGATCAAAGAGACCGGAGGTGCGGAGCAGGCGGCTCATGGTCGTGGACTCGCCACCGGGAAGCACCAGCCCGTCGAGGCCCTCCAGATCATCGGGTAGCAAAACAGGCCTCGGGCTTGCGCCCAAAGCCTGCAAATGCATGGCGTGCTTCTCTACGGCACCCTGCAGGGCCAGGATGCCGATGCTTTTCATTACCAGCCCCGGGTCTGGAGAACCTGGTCTTCGGGAATCTCCGACATGTCC from Candidatus Krumholzibacteriia bacterium harbors:
- the pdxT gene encoding pyridoxal 5'-phosphate synthase glutaminase subunit PdxT; amino-acid sequence: MKSIGILALQGAVEKHAMHLQALGASPRPVLLPDDLEGLDGLVLPGGESTTMSRLLRTSGLFDPLAFFMATHPVLATCAGMILLAREVDRLPYESFGLMDIAVHRNAWGRQIFSFQEDIDWRGETFRAIFIRAPRVLRVSEEVEVLAELQGEAIAVRQGMLTALSFHPELTGDSRIHRWWLEESFEKIRP